Proteins encoded by one window of Electrophorus electricus isolate fEleEle1 chromosome 17, fEleEle1.pri, whole genome shotgun sequence:
- the stard13a gene encoding stAR-related lipid transfer protein 13 isoform X4 gives MPKEIEAKEACDWLKAAGFPQYAQLYEDSQFPIDICAVKKDHDFLDKDLVEPLCRRLNTLNKCASMKVDVGLPKKRSEDSDEDDLLAISNRWTFEWSSRRWSRLQDIDLLLGGADRRSPAQGRGLRTTVSSESVLTDLSEPEICSLHSEDSLSVVPDSASLCPLSVPRDRPRYGSLPAKGGRHGRMRAKDFLRRMETLGRSWGPPRSRRSLAISRPILQGEPESLKMLRCVPIVNGQPSPAGNTPPAGTHLAMLTSQSENSQSETSGSTGNTLHLKEHVSKPCVASKCAGVYLEDLEVLSCAAQRRRPAEQGHRSEFHSYEDLVVHVPKDHKPGTFPKALSIESLTPACGEAGSWRVQGAGPQQGRGRKGLAREARPVTRCRPRSSRISVYDNVPGSHLYASTGDLMDLEKEDLFPHLDDILQHVNGLQQIVDHWSKKVLPEGEGDGDRGPDQGMMDGQSSSQITLDFEGTSVTTPSDGDRDGVSLNDTDTSSTRERRDSGVGASLTRPRLRWPSFRMSNRLSQSGDSLQISSQSAGQLCLLQKFSLLRLTAIMEKYSMSNKHGWTWSVPKFMRRMKSPEYRDKSVFGVPLIVHVQRYGQPLPLCVQVALRYLRSHCLDQVGLFRKSGVKSRIQALRQMCDGSPERVNYQDQCAYDVADMVKQFFRDLPEPLLNSKLGETFLHIYQYVPNEQRLQAVQAAIMLMSDENREVLQTLLCFLRDVTSFVEENQMTPMNLAVCLAPSLFHLNIMKNDNLSPRSIQRKYATGRPDQKDLNENLAATQGLAHMIAECGRLFEVPQDMLAQSRNSYLAAALLAPSLDELCKQTHQHEEDDDEEEEEGYRSHMEGLIWSLQKDARDKAKCWVSRPNLDNTELSFKKVGDGSPLRRWRVSVEVEAPPSVVLNRVLRERHLWDSDLLQWKVLETLDRQTEVFQYTLSSMAPHPSRDFLVLRTWRTDMPKGVCVLVAVSVELDDWVSVSGVRGVVLESHYLLEPCGSGKSRLTHICRVDLKGKSPEWYNKAFGHLCAAEVARIRSSFQPLDTEGPETKI, from the exons AAATTGAAGCAAAGGAGGCCTGTGATTGGTTGAAGGCCGCGGGGTTCCCACAGTATGCCCAACTCTACGAGG ATTCCCAGTTTCCCATTGACATATGTGCTGTCAAGAAGGACCATGACTTCCTGGACAAAGATCTTGTGGAGCCCCTCTGCCG gCGACTCAACACTCTGAACAAGTGTGCCTCCATGAAAGTGGATGTGGGCCTGCCtaagaagaga AGTGAGGACTCGGACGAGGACGACTTGCTGGCCATCAGCAACAGATGGACCTTTGAGTGGAGCAGCCGTCGCTGGTCTCGCCTGCAGGACATTGACCTCCTCCTGGGCGGAGCAGATCGGCGGAGCCCTGCTCAGGGGCGGGGCCTGCGCACAACCGTGAGCAGCGAGAGCGTCCTGACCGACCTTAGCGAGCCCGAGATCTGCTCACTGCACAGCGAGGACTCACTGTCCGTTGTGCCCGACTCCGCCTCCTTGTGCCCCCTGAGTGTGCCCCGGGACCGGCCCCGCTACGGCTCGCTCCCTGCTAAGGGTGGGAGGCACGGGCGCATGCGCGCCAAGGACTTCCTGCGGCGGATGGAGACGCTGGGGCGCTCGTGGGGGCCACCGCGTAGCCGGCGCTCCCTGGCCATCAGCAGGCCCATCCTGCAGGGGGAGCCGGAGTCGCTCAAAATGCTGCGCTGTGTCCCCATCGTCAATGGCCAGCCTTCTCCTGCTGGAAACACGCCCCCTGCCGGCACACACCTGGCCATGctcaccagccaatcagaaaacagCCAGTCGGAGACCAGCGGCAGCACGGGGAACACGCTCCACCTAAAGGAGCATGTCTCCAAGCCCTGTGTTGCCAGCAAGTGTGCTGGCGTGTACCTGGAAGACCTGGAGGTGCTCTCCTGCGCCGCACAGAGGAGGAGGCCCGCAGAGCAGGGCCACAGGAGCGAGTTCCATTCCTACGAGGACCTGGTGGTGCACGTCCCAAAGGACCACAAACCAGGCACCTTCCCCAAGGCGCTGTCCATTGAGAGCCTGACCCCCGCCTGCGGGGAGGCGGGCAGCTGGAGGGTACAGGGGGCGGGGCCGCAGCAGGGACGGGGCAGGAAGGGGCTGGCGAGGGAGGCCCGACCCGTAACGCGCTGCCGCCCCCGGAGCAGCCGGATCAGTGTGTATGACAATGTCCCAGGCTCCCATCTGTACGCCAGCACCGGCGACCTCATGGACCTGGAGAAGGAGGACCTGTTCCCGCACCTGGACGACATCCTGCAGCACGTGAACGGCCTGCAGCAGATCGTGGACCACTGGTCCAAGAAGGTCCTGCCCGAGGGCGAGGGGGATGGGGATAGGGGGCCAGACCAGGGGATGATGGATGGACAGTCCTCCAGCCAGATCACGCTGGACTTCGAAGGGACCTCGGTAACCACGCCCAGCGACGGAGACCGGGACGGCGTCTCGCTGAACGACACAGACACGTCCAGCACAAGAGAGAGGCGGGACTCGGGGGTGGGGGCCTCACTGACTCGGCCTCG TCTCAGGTGGCCAAGCTTCAGGATGTCCAACcgcctcagccaatcaggagatTCGTTACAGATCTCTAGCCAGTCAGCAGGCCAGCTCTGCCTGTTACAGAAATTCTCACTTCTGCGTCTCACCGCCATCATGGAGAAATACTCGATGTCCAACAAACATGGCTGGACTTG GTCGGTGCCGAAGTTCATGAGGCGGATGAAGAGCCCAGAGTACCGGGACAAAAGTGTCTTTGGCGTGCCTCTGATCGTCCACGTGCAGCGCTACGGCCAGCCGTTGCCGCTCTGCGTGCAGGTGGCGCTGCGCTACCTGCGCAGCCACTGCCTCGACCAG GTGGGCCTTTTCCGGAAGTCTGGTGTGAAGTCTCGGATCCAGGCCCTCAGACAGATGTGTGACGGCTCTCCGGAGAGGGTGAACTACCAGGACCAGTGTGCGTACGACGTTGCGGACATGGTCAAGCAGTTCTTCCGGGACCTTCCCGAACCTCTGCTCAACAGCAAACTCGGCGAGACCTTCCTCCATATTTACCAGT acgTCCCTAACGAACAGCGTTTGCAGGCGGTGCAGGCCGCCATCATGCTGATGTCGGACGAGAACCGCGAGGTTTTGCAGACCCTGCTCTGTTTCCTGCGCGATGTCACTTCCTTTGTGGAGGAGAACCAGATGACCCCCATGAACCTGGCCGTGTGCCTCGCACCGTCTCTCTTCCACCTGAATATTATGAAAAATGACAACCTGTCACCGAG GTCCATCCAGAGGAAGTACGCCACTGGCCGTCCTGACCAGAAGGACCTTAACGAGAACCTGGCCGCCACGCAGGGTCTTGCCCACATGATCGCAGAGTGCGGACGGCTCTTCGAG GTGCCTCAGGACATGCTCGCCCAGTCCAGGAACTCCTACCTGGCGGCAGCGCTGCTAGCGCCCTCTCTGGACGAGCTGTGCAAACAGACACACCAGCACGAGGAAGACGacgatgaagaggaggaggaaggctaTCGCTCCCACATGGAGGGGCTGATCTGGAGCCTGCAGAAAGACGCCAGAGACAAGGCCAAGTGCTGGGTGAGCCGGCCCAACCTGGACAACACGGAGCTCTCCTTCAAAAAG GTGGGGGACGGAAGCCCCCTGCGGCGGTGGCGTGTCTCGGTCGAGGTGGAGGCTCCGCCCTCCGTGGTGCTGAACCGGGTGCTTCGAGAGCGCCATCTGTGGGACAGCGACCTTCTGCAGTGGAAAGTTCTGGAGACGCTGGATAGGCAGACGGAGGTGTTCCAGTACACCCTCAGCAGCATGGCCCCGCACCCCAGCAGAGACTTCCTGGTGCTGAG GACGTGGCGAACAGACATGccgaaaggtgtgtgtgtgttagtggcgGTTTCCGTTGAGCTTGATGACTGGGTGTCTGTGAGCGGAGTTCGGGGAGTGGTGCTGGAGTCACACTACCTTCTAGAGCCATGTGGCTCTGGCAAGTCGAggctcacacacatctgcagaGTGGACCTCAA GGGCAAATCTCCTGAGTGGTACAACAAAGCTTTTGGCCATCTGTGCGCCGCTGAAGTTGCACGCATTCGAAGCTCCTTCCAGCCACTGGACACCGAGGGCCCTGAGACTAAGATCTGA
- the stard13a gene encoding stAR-related lipid transfer protein 13 isoform X3, which produces MGLKMNTGAAEIEAKEACDWLKAAGFPQYAQLYEDSQFPIDICAVKKDHDFLDKDLVEPLCRRLNTLNKCASMKVDVGLPKKRSEDSDEDDLLAISNRWTFEWSSRRWSRLQDIDLLLGGADRRSPAQGRGLRTTVSSESVLTDLSEPEICSLHSEDSLSVVPDSASLCPLSVPRDRPRYGSLPAKGGRHGRMRAKDFLRRMETLGRSWGPPRSRRSLAISRPILQGEPESLKMLRCVPIVNGQPSPAGNTPPAGTHLAMLTSQSENSQSETSGSTGNTLHLKEHVSKPCVASKCAGVYLEDLEVLSCAAQRRRPAEQGHRSEFHSYEDLVVHVPKDHKPGTFPKALSIESLTPACGEAGSWRVQGAGPQQGRGRKGLAREARPVTRCRPRSSRISVYDNVPGSHLYASTGDLMDLEKEDLFPHLDDILQHVNGLQQIVDHWSKKVLPEGEGDGDRGPDQGMMDGQSSSQITLDFEGTSVTTPSDGDRDGVSLNDTDTSSTRERRDSGVGASLTRPRLRWPSFRMSNRLSQSGDSLQISSQSAGQLCLLQKFSLLRLTAIMEKYSMSNKHGWTWSVPKFMRRMKSPEYRDKSVFGVPLIVHVQRYGQPLPLCVQVALRYLRSHCLDQVGLFRKSGVKSRIQALRQMCDGSPERVNYQDQCAYDVADMVKQFFRDLPEPLLNSKLGETFLHIYQYVPNEQRLQAVQAAIMLMSDENREVLQTLLCFLRDVTSFVEENQMTPMNLAVCLAPSLFHLNIMKNDNLSPRSIQRKYATGRPDQKDLNENLAATQGLAHMIAECGRLFEVPQDMLAQSRNSYLAAALLAPSLDELCKQTHQHEEDDDEEEEEGYRSHMEGLIWSLQKDARDKAKCWVSRPNLDNTELSFKKVGDGSPLRRWRVSVEVEAPPSVVLNRVLRERHLWDSDLLQWKVLETLDRQTEVFQYTLSSMAPHPSRDFLVLRTWRTDMPKGVCVLVAVSVELDDWVSVSGVRGVVLESHYLLEPCGSGKSRLTHICRVDLKGKSPEWYNKAFGHLCAAEVARIRSSFQPLDTEGPETKI; this is translated from the exons AAATTGAAGCAAAGGAGGCCTGTGATTGGTTGAAGGCCGCGGGGTTCCCACAGTATGCCCAACTCTACGAGG ATTCCCAGTTTCCCATTGACATATGTGCTGTCAAGAAGGACCATGACTTCCTGGACAAAGATCTTGTGGAGCCCCTCTGCCG gCGACTCAACACTCTGAACAAGTGTGCCTCCATGAAAGTGGATGTGGGCCTGCCtaagaagaga AGTGAGGACTCGGACGAGGACGACTTGCTGGCCATCAGCAACAGATGGACCTTTGAGTGGAGCAGCCGTCGCTGGTCTCGCCTGCAGGACATTGACCTCCTCCTGGGCGGAGCAGATCGGCGGAGCCCTGCTCAGGGGCGGGGCCTGCGCACAACCGTGAGCAGCGAGAGCGTCCTGACCGACCTTAGCGAGCCCGAGATCTGCTCACTGCACAGCGAGGACTCACTGTCCGTTGTGCCCGACTCCGCCTCCTTGTGCCCCCTGAGTGTGCCCCGGGACCGGCCCCGCTACGGCTCGCTCCCTGCTAAGGGTGGGAGGCACGGGCGCATGCGCGCCAAGGACTTCCTGCGGCGGATGGAGACGCTGGGGCGCTCGTGGGGGCCACCGCGTAGCCGGCGCTCCCTGGCCATCAGCAGGCCCATCCTGCAGGGGGAGCCGGAGTCGCTCAAAATGCTGCGCTGTGTCCCCATCGTCAATGGCCAGCCTTCTCCTGCTGGAAACACGCCCCCTGCCGGCACACACCTGGCCATGctcaccagccaatcagaaaacagCCAGTCGGAGACCAGCGGCAGCACGGGGAACACGCTCCACCTAAAGGAGCATGTCTCCAAGCCCTGTGTTGCCAGCAAGTGTGCTGGCGTGTACCTGGAAGACCTGGAGGTGCTCTCCTGCGCCGCACAGAGGAGGAGGCCCGCAGAGCAGGGCCACAGGAGCGAGTTCCATTCCTACGAGGACCTGGTGGTGCACGTCCCAAAGGACCACAAACCAGGCACCTTCCCCAAGGCGCTGTCCATTGAGAGCCTGACCCCCGCCTGCGGGGAGGCGGGCAGCTGGAGGGTACAGGGGGCGGGGCCGCAGCAGGGACGGGGCAGGAAGGGGCTGGCGAGGGAGGCCCGACCCGTAACGCGCTGCCGCCCCCGGAGCAGCCGGATCAGTGTGTATGACAATGTCCCAGGCTCCCATCTGTACGCCAGCACCGGCGACCTCATGGACCTGGAGAAGGAGGACCTGTTCCCGCACCTGGACGACATCCTGCAGCACGTGAACGGCCTGCAGCAGATCGTGGACCACTGGTCCAAGAAGGTCCTGCCCGAGGGCGAGGGGGATGGGGATAGGGGGCCAGACCAGGGGATGATGGATGGACAGTCCTCCAGCCAGATCACGCTGGACTTCGAAGGGACCTCGGTAACCACGCCCAGCGACGGAGACCGGGACGGCGTCTCGCTGAACGACACAGACACGTCCAGCACAAGAGAGAGGCGGGACTCGGGGGTGGGGGCCTCACTGACTCGGCCTCG TCTCAGGTGGCCAAGCTTCAGGATGTCCAACcgcctcagccaatcaggagatTCGTTACAGATCTCTAGCCAGTCAGCAGGCCAGCTCTGCCTGTTACAGAAATTCTCACTTCTGCGTCTCACCGCCATCATGGAGAAATACTCGATGTCCAACAAACATGGCTGGACTTG GTCGGTGCCGAAGTTCATGAGGCGGATGAAGAGCCCAGAGTACCGGGACAAAAGTGTCTTTGGCGTGCCTCTGATCGTCCACGTGCAGCGCTACGGCCAGCCGTTGCCGCTCTGCGTGCAGGTGGCGCTGCGCTACCTGCGCAGCCACTGCCTCGACCAG GTGGGCCTTTTCCGGAAGTCTGGTGTGAAGTCTCGGATCCAGGCCCTCAGACAGATGTGTGACGGCTCTCCGGAGAGGGTGAACTACCAGGACCAGTGTGCGTACGACGTTGCGGACATGGTCAAGCAGTTCTTCCGGGACCTTCCCGAACCTCTGCTCAACAGCAAACTCGGCGAGACCTTCCTCCATATTTACCAGT acgTCCCTAACGAACAGCGTTTGCAGGCGGTGCAGGCCGCCATCATGCTGATGTCGGACGAGAACCGCGAGGTTTTGCAGACCCTGCTCTGTTTCCTGCGCGATGTCACTTCCTTTGTGGAGGAGAACCAGATGACCCCCATGAACCTGGCCGTGTGCCTCGCACCGTCTCTCTTCCACCTGAATATTATGAAAAATGACAACCTGTCACCGAG GTCCATCCAGAGGAAGTACGCCACTGGCCGTCCTGACCAGAAGGACCTTAACGAGAACCTGGCCGCCACGCAGGGTCTTGCCCACATGATCGCAGAGTGCGGACGGCTCTTCGAG GTGCCTCAGGACATGCTCGCCCAGTCCAGGAACTCCTACCTGGCGGCAGCGCTGCTAGCGCCCTCTCTGGACGAGCTGTGCAAACAGACACACCAGCACGAGGAAGACGacgatgaagaggaggaggaaggctaTCGCTCCCACATGGAGGGGCTGATCTGGAGCCTGCAGAAAGACGCCAGAGACAAGGCCAAGTGCTGGGTGAGCCGGCCCAACCTGGACAACACGGAGCTCTCCTTCAAAAAG GTGGGGGACGGAAGCCCCCTGCGGCGGTGGCGTGTCTCGGTCGAGGTGGAGGCTCCGCCCTCCGTGGTGCTGAACCGGGTGCTTCGAGAGCGCCATCTGTGGGACAGCGACCTTCTGCAGTGGAAAGTTCTGGAGACGCTGGATAGGCAGACGGAGGTGTTCCAGTACACCCTCAGCAGCATGGCCCCGCACCCCAGCAGAGACTTCCTGGTGCTGAG GACGTGGCGAACAGACATGccgaaaggtgtgtgtgtgttagtggcgGTTTCCGTTGAGCTTGATGACTGGGTGTCTGTGAGCGGAGTTCGGGGAGTGGTGCTGGAGTCACACTACCTTCTAGAGCCATGTGGCTCTGGCAAGTCGAggctcacacacatctgcagaGTGGACCTCAA GGGCAAATCTCCTGAGTGGTACAACAAAGCTTTTGGCCATCTGTGCGCCGCTGAAGTTGCACGCATTCGAAGCTCCTTCCAGCCACTGGACACCGAGGGCCCTGAGACTAAGATCTGA
- the stard13a gene encoding stAR-related lipid transfer protein 13 isoform X2, protein MTTQRKSTKLQLRRSISEQLRDSTSKAWDLLWKSVRERRLAEIEAKEACDWLKAAGFPQYAQLYEDSQFPIDICAVKKDHDFLDKDLVEPLCRRLNTLNKCASMKVDVGLPKKRSEDSDEDDLLAISNRWTFEWSSRRWSRLQDIDLLLGGADRRSPAQGRGLRTTVSSESVLTDLSEPEICSLHSEDSLSVVPDSASLCPLSVPRDRPRYGSLPAKGGRHGRMRAKDFLRRMETLGRSWGPPRSRRSLAISRPILQGEPESLKMLRCVPIVNGQPSPAGNTPPAGTHLAMLTSQSENSQSETSGSTGNTLHLKEHVSKPCVASKCAGVYLEDLEVLSCAAQRRRPAEQGHRSEFHSYEDLVVHVPKDHKPGTFPKALSIESLTPACGEAGSWRVQGAGPQQGRGRKGLAREARPVTRCRPRSSRISVYDNVPGSHLYASTGDLMDLEKEDLFPHLDDILQHVNGLQQIVDHWSKKVLPEGEGDGDRGPDQGMMDGQSSSQITLDFEGTSVTTPSDGDRDGVSLNDTDTSSTRERRDSGVGASLTRPRLRWPSFRMSNRLSQSGDSLQISSQSAGQLCLLQKFSLLRLTAIMEKYSMSNKHGWTWSVPKFMRRMKSPEYRDKSVFGVPLIVHVQRYGQPLPLCVQVALRYLRSHCLDQVGLFRKSGVKSRIQALRQMCDGSPERVNYQDQCAYDVADMVKQFFRDLPEPLLNSKLGETFLHIYQYVPNEQRLQAVQAAIMLMSDENREVLQTLLCFLRDVTSFVEENQMTPMNLAVCLAPSLFHLNIMKNDNLSPRSIQRKYATGRPDQKDLNENLAATQGLAHMIAECGRLFEVPQDMLAQSRNSYLAAALLAPSLDELCKQTHQHEEDDDEEEEEGYRSHMEGLIWSLQKDARDKAKCWVSRPNLDNTELSFKKVGDGSPLRRWRVSVEVEAPPSVVLNRVLRERHLWDSDLLQWKVLETLDRQTEVFQYTLSSMAPHPSRDFLVLRTWRTDMPKGVCVLVAVSVELDDWVSVSGVRGVVLESHYLLEPCGSGKSRLTHICRVDLKGKSPEWYNKAFGHLCAAEVARIRSSFQPLDTEGPETKI, encoded by the exons AAATTGAAGCAAAGGAGGCCTGTGATTGGTTGAAGGCCGCGGGGTTCCCACAGTATGCCCAACTCTACGAGG ATTCCCAGTTTCCCATTGACATATGTGCTGTCAAGAAGGACCATGACTTCCTGGACAAAGATCTTGTGGAGCCCCTCTGCCG gCGACTCAACACTCTGAACAAGTGTGCCTCCATGAAAGTGGATGTGGGCCTGCCtaagaagaga AGTGAGGACTCGGACGAGGACGACTTGCTGGCCATCAGCAACAGATGGACCTTTGAGTGGAGCAGCCGTCGCTGGTCTCGCCTGCAGGACATTGACCTCCTCCTGGGCGGAGCAGATCGGCGGAGCCCTGCTCAGGGGCGGGGCCTGCGCACAACCGTGAGCAGCGAGAGCGTCCTGACCGACCTTAGCGAGCCCGAGATCTGCTCACTGCACAGCGAGGACTCACTGTCCGTTGTGCCCGACTCCGCCTCCTTGTGCCCCCTGAGTGTGCCCCGGGACCGGCCCCGCTACGGCTCGCTCCCTGCTAAGGGTGGGAGGCACGGGCGCATGCGCGCCAAGGACTTCCTGCGGCGGATGGAGACGCTGGGGCGCTCGTGGGGGCCACCGCGTAGCCGGCGCTCCCTGGCCATCAGCAGGCCCATCCTGCAGGGGGAGCCGGAGTCGCTCAAAATGCTGCGCTGTGTCCCCATCGTCAATGGCCAGCCTTCTCCTGCTGGAAACACGCCCCCTGCCGGCACACACCTGGCCATGctcaccagccaatcagaaaacagCCAGTCGGAGACCAGCGGCAGCACGGGGAACACGCTCCACCTAAAGGAGCATGTCTCCAAGCCCTGTGTTGCCAGCAAGTGTGCTGGCGTGTACCTGGAAGACCTGGAGGTGCTCTCCTGCGCCGCACAGAGGAGGAGGCCCGCAGAGCAGGGCCACAGGAGCGAGTTCCATTCCTACGAGGACCTGGTGGTGCACGTCCCAAAGGACCACAAACCAGGCACCTTCCCCAAGGCGCTGTCCATTGAGAGCCTGACCCCCGCCTGCGGGGAGGCGGGCAGCTGGAGGGTACAGGGGGCGGGGCCGCAGCAGGGACGGGGCAGGAAGGGGCTGGCGAGGGAGGCCCGACCCGTAACGCGCTGCCGCCCCCGGAGCAGCCGGATCAGTGTGTATGACAATGTCCCAGGCTCCCATCTGTACGCCAGCACCGGCGACCTCATGGACCTGGAGAAGGAGGACCTGTTCCCGCACCTGGACGACATCCTGCAGCACGTGAACGGCCTGCAGCAGATCGTGGACCACTGGTCCAAGAAGGTCCTGCCCGAGGGCGAGGGGGATGGGGATAGGGGGCCAGACCAGGGGATGATGGATGGACAGTCCTCCAGCCAGATCACGCTGGACTTCGAAGGGACCTCGGTAACCACGCCCAGCGACGGAGACCGGGACGGCGTCTCGCTGAACGACACAGACACGTCCAGCACAAGAGAGAGGCGGGACTCGGGGGTGGGGGCCTCACTGACTCGGCCTCG TCTCAGGTGGCCAAGCTTCAGGATGTCCAACcgcctcagccaatcaggagatTCGTTACAGATCTCTAGCCAGTCAGCAGGCCAGCTCTGCCTGTTACAGAAATTCTCACTTCTGCGTCTCACCGCCATCATGGAGAAATACTCGATGTCCAACAAACATGGCTGGACTTG GTCGGTGCCGAAGTTCATGAGGCGGATGAAGAGCCCAGAGTACCGGGACAAAAGTGTCTTTGGCGTGCCTCTGATCGTCCACGTGCAGCGCTACGGCCAGCCGTTGCCGCTCTGCGTGCAGGTGGCGCTGCGCTACCTGCGCAGCCACTGCCTCGACCAG GTGGGCCTTTTCCGGAAGTCTGGTGTGAAGTCTCGGATCCAGGCCCTCAGACAGATGTGTGACGGCTCTCCGGAGAGGGTGAACTACCAGGACCAGTGTGCGTACGACGTTGCGGACATGGTCAAGCAGTTCTTCCGGGACCTTCCCGAACCTCTGCTCAACAGCAAACTCGGCGAGACCTTCCTCCATATTTACCAGT acgTCCCTAACGAACAGCGTTTGCAGGCGGTGCAGGCCGCCATCATGCTGATGTCGGACGAGAACCGCGAGGTTTTGCAGACCCTGCTCTGTTTCCTGCGCGATGTCACTTCCTTTGTGGAGGAGAACCAGATGACCCCCATGAACCTGGCCGTGTGCCTCGCACCGTCTCTCTTCCACCTGAATATTATGAAAAATGACAACCTGTCACCGAG GTCCATCCAGAGGAAGTACGCCACTGGCCGTCCTGACCAGAAGGACCTTAACGAGAACCTGGCCGCCACGCAGGGTCTTGCCCACATGATCGCAGAGTGCGGACGGCTCTTCGAG GTGCCTCAGGACATGCTCGCCCAGTCCAGGAACTCCTACCTGGCGGCAGCGCTGCTAGCGCCCTCTCTGGACGAGCTGTGCAAACAGACACACCAGCACGAGGAAGACGacgatgaagaggaggaggaaggctaTCGCTCCCACATGGAGGGGCTGATCTGGAGCCTGCAGAAAGACGCCAGAGACAAGGCCAAGTGCTGGGTGAGCCGGCCCAACCTGGACAACACGGAGCTCTCCTTCAAAAAG GTGGGGGACGGAAGCCCCCTGCGGCGGTGGCGTGTCTCGGTCGAGGTGGAGGCTCCGCCCTCCGTGGTGCTGAACCGGGTGCTTCGAGAGCGCCATCTGTGGGACAGCGACCTTCTGCAGTGGAAAGTTCTGGAGACGCTGGATAGGCAGACGGAGGTGTTCCAGTACACCCTCAGCAGCATGGCCCCGCACCCCAGCAGAGACTTCCTGGTGCTGAG GACGTGGCGAACAGACATGccgaaaggtgtgtgtgtgttagtggcgGTTTCCGTTGAGCTTGATGACTGGGTGTCTGTGAGCGGAGTTCGGGGAGTGGTGCTGGAGTCACACTACCTTCTAGAGCCATGTGGCTCTGGCAAGTCGAggctcacacacatctgcagaGTGGACCTCAA GGGCAAATCTCCTGAGTGGTACAACAAAGCTTTTGGCCATCTGTGCGCCGCTGAAGTTGCACGCATTCGAAGCTCCTTCCAGCCACTGGACACCGAGGGCCCTGAGACTAAGATCTGA